One genomic segment of Paenibacillus sp. FSL H8-0332 includes these proteins:
- a CDS encoding AraC family transcriptional regulator — MEPIFQIEQLRRIGHFNMDTDHFHDFYEIYYLLSGQRHYYIRNGMYALEAGDLVFINKNHLHRTTGGSHLPHERVLISFNDAYLEPVAPGADWMNVFEGESFLLRPTAHEQGVITDLLQAMQEEQKMGLRWSTEYTRMLLLQLLITLERIRRAKPALVSPEQSEGQRRVYSIIEYLDNHYSERLSLGGVAERFFISATYLCRIFKQTTGFTIIEYLNYVRIREAKVLLTQTKWPITRVAAETGFESIAHFGRVFKAITRRSPLQYRKQHRG; from the coding sequence GTGGAACCTATCTTTCAGATTGAGCAGCTGAGGCGCATCGGGCATTTCAATATGGACACCGACCATTTCCATGATTTCTACGAAATATATTATCTGCTGTCCGGGCAGCGGCACTATTATATCCGCAATGGAATGTACGCGCTGGAGGCCGGAGACCTCGTGTTTATTAACAAAAATCACCTTCACCGCACAACTGGTGGAAGCCATCTGCCACATGAGCGGGTACTGATCAGCTTCAATGATGCCTATCTGGAGCCGGTGGCACCCGGGGCAGATTGGATGAATGTGTTCGAAGGCGAGAGCTTCCTGCTGCGGCCCACGGCGCATGAACAAGGAGTCATTACAGATCTGCTTCAGGCGATGCAGGAGGAACAGAAGATGGGGCTGCGCTGGAGCACTGAATATACAAGGATGCTGCTGCTGCAACTGCTGATTACGCTGGAGCGGATAAGGAGGGCGAAGCCCGCCCTGGTCTCCCCGGAGCAGAGCGAGGGGCAGCGCCGGGTGTACAGCATTATCGAATATCTGGACAACCATTACAGCGAGCGGCTGAGTCTTGGGGGAGTTGCCGAGCGGTTCTTCATCAGCGCAACATATCTATGCCGGATTTTCAAGCAGACGACAGGCTTCACCATCATTGAATACCTGAACTATGTCCGCATCCGTGAGGCGAAAGTACTGCTCACACAGACGAAGTGGCCGATCACCCGGGTGGCGGCGGAGACGGGATTTGAGAGCATTGCGCATTTCGGGCGGGTGTTCAAGGCCATTACAAGGCGTTCCCCTCTCCAGTACCGCAAGCAGCACAGGGGATGA
- a CDS encoding bZIP transcription factor, protein MTMKSGGLWLAAAMLAVSVTGCSSDKAGPAPEDLDKLKTEISELQKENKFLKEQNEMLKESLVKPVTAEEEGGTAELLNNGSSPAAADSGDEHKLIVKGTPLVIDGTGEYTITKTSFDKKIIPSNPGSFYTYYEAKEPGTTYLAITLKVKNLAGEAMDAEDVADVEVTYDNKYKYSTFDTMEEKGGEDFTYTSLSEIEPLKNGTLVFLAEVPDEVKSSGKPLYADFSIGGKTYRYTIAK, encoded by the coding sequence ATGACAATGAAATCAGGGGGCCTCTGGCTTGCTGCTGCCATGCTTGCCGTATCCGTAACCGGGTGTTCCTCGGACAAGGCGGGTCCCGCACCAGAAGACCTGGACAAGCTGAAGACAGAGATTAGTGAGCTGCAAAAGGAGAACAAATTCCTAAAAGAACAGAATGAGATGTTAAAGGAGAGCCTGGTAAAGCCTGTGACAGCGGAAGAGGAGGGCGGTACGGCTGAACTTCTAAATAACGGGAGCAGCCCCGCAGCGGCTGATTCCGGCGATGAACACAAGCTGATCGTAAAAGGTACGCCGCTGGTGATCGATGGAACCGGTGAGTATACCATCACCAAGACCTCTTTTGACAAGAAAATTATTCCGTCCAATCCGGGATCATTCTACACCTACTATGAAGCTAAGGAACCGGGTACAACTTATCTGGCGATCACTTTGAAAGTGAAGAACCTGGCAGGTGAGGCTATGGATGCAGAGGATGTAGCGGATGTGGAGGTTACCTACGACAACAAATACAAGTATAGTACCTTTGATACCATGGAAGAGAAGGGCGGGGAAGACTTCACCTATACCAGTCTGTCAGAGATCGAACCGCTGAAGAACGGCACGCTGGTGTTCCTGGCCGAGGTGCCTGATGAAGTGAAGTCCAGCGGCAAGCCGCTATATGCCGACTTCAGCATCGGGGGCAAAACCTACCGTTATACCATTGCGAAATAA
- a CDS encoding 6-phospho-beta-glucosidase, which produces MTTNQGLKIAVIGGGSSYTPELVEGFILNHKELPVRELWLVDIEAGLHKLNIVGALAKRMVEKSGLPIEVHLTTDRREAIAGADFVSTQIRVGMLDARARDEAIPLKYGVIGQETTGPGGMLKALRTIPVILGICRDIEELAPDAWLLNFTNPAGMVTEAVLRYSKVKSIGLCNAPIGLIKQVSAKYGATPDRIYAEFVGLNHLHWITRIDVEGEDKLQEMLEDTAGYSAKNVPAREWNPEFLQSLHALPSYYLKYFYMTDAMLAEQQEAAAQGKNRAEVVKRVEEELFAIYSDLALDEKPKQLEQRGGAFYSEAAVNLMRSLYSGTNDIQTLNVANRGTIDFLPDDASIEVNCVVTKTGPLPLPLTQIPPMAKGLIHAVKVYEQLAIDAAVTGDRSLAIQALAHHPLVPSVEVAIAMLNEMLEANREYLPSFFGQD; this is translated from the coding sequence GTGACAACGAACCAAGGTCTTAAGATTGCCGTCATCGGCGGAGGTTCTTCCTATACCCCCGAACTGGTAGAAGGCTTCATCCTCAATCATAAGGAGCTTCCGGTCCGGGAGCTGTGGCTCGTAGACATTGAGGCTGGTCTGCATAAGCTGAACATCGTGGGCGCTCTGGCGAAGCGTATGGTGGAAAAGTCCGGCCTGCCGATCGAGGTCCATCTCACCACCGACCGCCGCGAGGCCATTGCCGGTGCGGACTTCGTCAGCACGCAGATCCGCGTTGGCATGCTGGATGCCCGCGCCCGCGACGAAGCGATTCCGCTGAAATACGGCGTGATCGGCCAAGAGACGACCGGTCCCGGCGGCATGCTGAAGGCGCTGCGCACCATCCCGGTCATTCTCGGCATCTGCCGGGATATCGAGGAGCTGGCACCGGACGCCTGGCTGCTCAACTTCACCAATCCCGCAGGTATGGTCACCGAAGCCGTGCTGCGGTACTCCAAGGTGAAGAGCATCGGTCTCTGTAATGCCCCGATTGGCCTAATTAAGCAGGTATCGGCCAAATATGGCGCGACCCCTGACCGGATCTACGCCGAGTTCGTCGGCCTGAACCACCTGCACTGGATTACCCGCATTGATGTGGAGGGTGAAGACAAGCTGCAGGAGATGCTGGAGGATACCGCTGGCTACAGCGCGAAGAATGTTCCGGCACGCGAATGGAACCCCGAGTTCCTGCAATCGCTGCACGCCTTGCCTTCGTATTATCTGAAGTACTTCTACATGACCGATGCGATGCTCGCGGAGCAGCAGGAAGCCGCCGCCCAAGGCAAGAACCGTGCCGAAGTCGTTAAGCGTGTGGAGGAGGAGCTGTTCGCCATCTACAGCGACCTTGCGCTGGATGAGAAGCCGAAGCAGCTGGAGCAGCGCGGCGGAGCCTTTTATTCCGAAGCGGCCGTGAACCTGATGCGCTCGCTTTATAGTGGCACCAATGACATTCAGACGCTGAATGTGGCAAACCGGGGCACCATAGACTTCCTGCCGGACGATGCCAGTATCGAGGTGAACTGTGTCGTCACGAAGACTGGCCCCCTCCCCCTCCCGCTGACCCAGATTCCGCCGATGGCGAAGGGGCTGATTCATGCCGTCAAAGTCTATGAACAGCTAGCCATCGACGCCGCCGTAACTGGTGACCGCAGCCTGGCGATCCAGGCGCTGGCCCATCACCCCCTTGTCCCTTCCGTGGAGGTTGCCATCGCCATGCTGAATGAGATGCTGGAAGCGAACAGGGAGTATCTGCCGTCCTTTTTCGGTCAGGACTAA
- a CDS encoding BadF/BadG/BcrA/BcrD ATPase family protein, which produces MAYYMGIDGGGSKTYALICDEQGRILGKGRSGNGNHQTSVQQAEASIREAAFGALAEAGLRLEHLRHAYLGLAGADRQTDYNTLHPMIRRIGFTQYTISGDTMIGLRAGTDRSYGVALICGTGTNAAGRNAQGRHFQCGGFDYMYGDFGGGGALNIEVFRTVIRAWDGREAPTLLTEPLLRLLGYEQVEDMYDDFLDHGKQVPLDAARLLFPAAAEGDAAALAILNRQGVELGKAAAAVIHRLGMENDEFNVVLAGSLLTRGDRGWIRGPIEQAVHEAAPEAAVVTLSTEPVIGALWSALESDGITVSQAMYETMRAYREFELIPTTTRQE; this is translated from the coding sequence ATGGCTTATTATATGGGAATCGACGGGGGCGGCAGCAAAACCTACGCCCTCATATGCGATGAACAAGGCCGCATCCTCGGCAAGGGCCGGAGCGGCAACGGCAATCACCAGACCAGCGTGCAGCAGGCAGAAGCAAGCATCCGCGAAGCAGCCTTCGGCGCGCTGGCCGAAGCCGGGCTCCGGCTGGAGCATCTCCGCCATGCCTACCTCGGTCTGGCCGGGGCGGACCGCCAGACCGATTATAATACTCTTCATCCGATGATCCGCCGGATCGGATTCACACAGTACACGATCAGCGGCGATACGATGATCGGCCTGCGGGCGGGGACGGACCGCTCCTACGGCGTAGCCCTGATCTGCGGCACCGGCACCAATGCGGCGGGCCGTAATGCGCAAGGCCGCCACTTCCAGTGCGGCGGCTTCGATTATATGTACGGCGATTTCGGCGGCGGCGGCGCGCTGAACATCGAGGTGTTCCGCACAGTGATCCGGGCCTGGGACGGCCGCGAGGCCCCCACGCTGCTGACGGAGCCGCTCCTCAGGCTGCTCGGCTATGAGCAGGTGGAAGACATGTACGATGACTTCCTGGATCACGGGAAGCAGGTACCGCTTGATGCGGCCCGCCTGCTCTTCCCGGCAGCGGCTGAGGGCGATGCCGCCGCTCTGGCGATCCTGAACCGCCAAGGCGTGGAGCTTGGCAAGGCTGCGGCGGCCGTCATTCATCGGCTCGGTATGGAGAACGATGAATTCAATGTGGTGCTGGCCGGAAGCCTGCTGACCCGGGGCGACCGCGGCTGGATTCGCGGTCCGATCGAGCAGGCGGTACACGAAGCGGCACCGGAGGCGGCGGTGGTCACACTGTCCACCGAGCCTGTGATCGGCGCTCTCTGGTCGGCACTGGAGAGTGACGGGATCACCGTCAGCCAGGCTATGTATGAGACGATGCGTGCTTACAGGGAGTTCGAGCTTATTCCCACTACCACCAGACAGGAGTGA
- a CDS encoding LacI family DNA-binding transcriptional regulator produces the protein MKVSIFDVAKKSGLSVVTVSRVLNGATSVRENNRQKVLDAIKELDYRPNAAARSLASGKTGILGLIVTTLQDSFFDAVVKELNETLALHGYYLAISVHDGIGSGESHYLIQEDRVDGLILLSPIKEDNYIVELKRRSIPYVLIDNQLPENDSYSITIDNFKGGYAAASHLLELGHTSIAHLCGQEMFRSTRERRAGFLQALQEQDLAPFEIVPGEFEIAMGYDTVQRWLAEGKLPGAVFAGDDNIALGVINALMEAGVKVPEEVAVVGYDDHYIASQLHPHLTTVRQPADKIGVAAADMLLRRISGEMKRGSAIRIDPELIVRESTKTKL, from the coding sequence ATGAAAGTAAGTATTTTTGATGTAGCCAAAAAATCAGGGCTGTCCGTGGTCACCGTATCGCGGGTATTAAACGGAGCAACGTCTGTGCGGGAGAACAACCGCCAGAAGGTGCTCGACGCAATCAAGGAGCTGGATTATCGCCCGAATGCAGCAGCCCGCAGTCTGGCCAGCGGCAAGACCGGCATCCTCGGCCTGATTGTAACGACCCTGCAGGATTCCTTCTTCGATGCTGTGGTCAAGGAGCTGAATGAGACGCTCGCCCTGCACGGATATTATCTGGCCATCTCTGTGCATGATGGCATTGGCTCCGGCGAGAGCCACTACCTTATTCAGGAAGACCGGGTGGACGGCCTCATCCTGCTCTCCCCGATCAAAGAGGACAATTATATTGTCGAGCTGAAGCGGCGGAGCATTCCCTATGTGCTGATTGACAACCAGCTGCCGGAGAATGACAGCTATTCCATTACCATCGACAACTTCAAAGGCGGGTATGCCGCAGCCAGCCACCTGCTTGAGCTGGGGCATACCTCCATTGCCCATCTCTGCGGGCAGGAGATGTTCCGCAGTACGCGGGAGCGGCGCGCGGGCTTCCTGCAAGCGCTGCAGGAGCAGGACCTCGCCCCGTTCGAGATCGTGCCCGGTGAATTCGAGATCGCCATGGGCTACGATACAGTGCAGCGCTGGCTTGCGGAGGGTAAGCTGCCGGGGGCCGTATTCGCCGGAGATGACAATATCGCCCTCGGGGTGATCAATGCGCTGATGGAGGCGGGAGTGAAGGTGCCGGAGGAGGTTGCTGTAGTCGGCTACGACGACCACTATATCGCCTCCCAGCTCCACCCGCATCTGACCACTGTGCGCCAGCCGGCGGACAAGATCGGAGTCGCCGCCGCTGACATGCTGCTGCGCCGGATCAGCGGGGAGATGAAGCGCGGCTCTGCTATCCGGATCGATCCGGAGCTTATTGTGCGGGAATCCACGAAGACAAAACTCTAG
- the udk gene encoding uridine kinase, giving the protein MLIIGIAGGTGSGKTTVARSVIDRLGSDKVTFISQDNYYKDHSYLSMAERGAINYDHPLAFDTELLIEHLDCLKAGQAAFAPVYDFTVHARSTEKTVELAPNNIVILEGLHVLSDEKLREQLNIKVFVDTDPDVRILRRVLRDIEERGRTIRSIHTQYLTTVKPMHEAFIEPSKKYADLIIPEGGQNQVGIELLSVLTEKYLSGDHQWN; this is encoded by the coding sequence ATGCTTATTATTGGTATCGCCGGCGGGACCGGCTCCGGCAAGACAACGGTAGCGCGCTCCGTGATTGACCGTCTTGGCTCTGACAAAGTAACATTCATATCCCAGGATAACTACTATAAAGACCATTCTTACCTCAGCATGGCTGAACGCGGTGCAATTAACTACGACCACCCGCTGGCCTTTGACACGGAACTGCTGATCGAGCATCTGGATTGTCTCAAAGCGGGCCAAGCCGCCTTCGCTCCCGTGTATGACTTCACGGTTCATGCCCGTTCAACCGAGAAGACCGTGGAGCTTGCCCCGAATAATATCGTCATTCTCGAAGGGCTGCATGTGCTGTCCGATGAGAAGCTGCGCGAGCAGCTCAACATCAAGGTGTTCGTGGACACCGATCCCGATGTGCGTATCCTGCGCCGGGTGCTGCGGGATATCGAGGAACGCGGGCGGACCATCCGTTCGATCCATACGCAGTATCTGACCACGGTGAAGCCGATGCACGAGGCCTTCATCGAGCCCTCCAAGAAATACGCGGACCTGATCATCCCGGAAGGCGGACAGAATCAGGTCGGGATCGAGCTGCTGTCGGTACTGACGGAGAAGTATCTGTCCGGCGATCATCAGTGGAACTGA